Genomic DNA from Candidatus Kapaibacterium sp.:
CGACGGTGAGCTCCTCCCCGATGCCCTCCCCGACGGCGAACCTGTCTACCGCTGCACCGAGCGGACGCTCTTGGAGCAGTTCTGGAAGCTCCTGGACAAGTACAGCGGCGCCTACCTGGTCACCTTCAACGGCCGCAACTTCGACGCCCCTTTCCTGATGCTCCGTTCGGCCCTCTATCGGATTCGTCCCTCACGGAACCTCATGGAGGGCACGCGCTATCGCTACGGTGGGCACACCGACCTGCTGGACGAGCTCTGCTTCTACAACCCGCAGAACGTCGGCGCCACGAAGCGCTTCAACTTCGACTTCTATGCCCGTGCTTTCGGGCTTGTCTCCCCGAAGTCGCACGGCATTGATGGCTCGCGCGTTGCCCAGTACTACCACGAGGGCCGGCTGCTGGAGATCGCCCAGTACTGCCTCGGCGACGTCGCCGCTACGTGGGAGCTGTTCGTGCTGTGGTACCGCTACTTACGCTTCGAGGAGCGGAACCGCAGCCCGTAAGCGCAGGCCTTCCACTAGTCTACACGAAGGGCAGCTTCACCACCTCAGCTGCAAAGCGGCGTCCGCCGTGCCCCACGATCTCTAACCGAGTCCCCGGTTCCGCAGCCGTCGCTGGCACGTACCCCATCCCAATGCCACAGCGCAGCACTGGGGAGATGTTCCCGCTCGTGACCCGCCCGATGAACTCCTGTCCCTCCACGATAGCGTAGCCAGGGCGCGGGATAGCACGCTCGCTCTCCGTTCGGAAGCCCACCAGCCGCCGCTTGAGCCCCTCCTGCTTGACCCGAAGCAGCGCCTCTCGGCCAATGAACTCGCCCTTGTCCAACTTCGTAATCCACCCCAGCCCCGCCTCCAGCGGGTTGGTGGTCTCGTCGATGTCGTTGCCGTAGAGGCAGTAGCCCTTCTCCAGCCGGAGCGTGTCTCGGGCGCCCAACCCCGCAGGTTCTATGCCAACTGGAGCCCCAGCCCGGAAGAGCTCTTCCCAGACGTGTTCCGCCGTGGCTTGGTCGCCTTCGAAGTAGAGCTCGTAGCCCAGCTCGCCGGTGTAGCCCGTACGCGAGATGAGCATCGGGACTCCCGCCAGCTCTGCCCGCCGATGGTGGTAGTACGGCAGCTCTAAGAGGGGAAGCTCCGTCAGAGGCTGCAGCGCTTCGGCTGACTTCGGTCCCTGGACGGCCAGCAGGTGCGTCCGCTCACTCACATCCTCCAGCTCCACCCGGAACTGGGTGGCCTGCTGCTGCAGCCAAGTGAAGTCCTTCTGGGTCGTGGCGGCGTTGACCACCAGCATGTAGTAGTCGCCGCAGTGGTAGACGAGCAAATCGTCCACGATGCCGCCGTCGGGATAGCACATCACCGAGTACTGTGCGCGCCCGGGGGTGAGCCTGGAAACATCGTTGACCGTCACGAACTGCAGGAACGCCAGCGCCTCCTCGCCCCAGACGCGGAACTCGCCCATGTGGGAGACATCGAAGACACCCACCCACTGCCGCACCGCCATATGCTCGTGGACGATCCCCTTCGGGTACTGGATCGGCATCTCGAAGCCGGCAAAGAGGCCCATCTTAGCGCCCAGCCTCCGGTGGAGGTCGTAGAAGATGGTCCTCTTGGCCGTCACGGTCTGCTGCTCCTGCATGGCCCGCCTACCCAACTTCTCGAACGTGCACAATCCCGAAGCGCGCCGCCACGTACGCCAGGTCCGTGAAGCTGGCGTTCCCTGCAGGATTAACCCCTGCACCGTGGAAGTCGCTGTAGGCTGCCGACTGGTTGATCCAGATAGGCCCCGTGAAGTTGAGCGCCACCGGCGCCCCCGCAGCGGTGATGCTCTCCACGGCTTGCTCCCGAAAGTCCGGGTCCGTGCTGTAGACCGAGGTCACCAGAGCACCAGCACTCCGCACCAGATCGGCCACTTCAGCAATCGCTGTCGCCGCGTCAGGCACCCGCACCACAAACGCGATCGGGCCAAACCACTCCCGTCCGTAGAGCTCTCGATGCTCCCTCCAGCGGGCCTCCAAGAACAGCGGTGTAGCTGTCCGTGCCTCCGGGAACTCCGGATGCTGGATTGGAGTGCTCGCCCGCAGAATGGGCAGCCCGAGAGCTTCTGCCTCCCGAACGCGCTGGAGGGTCCGCTCATTCTGGATGGCTCCCAGCGTCGGTGGTCCTGCCTTGGGGTTCTGCACCAGGGCATCAACGGCTTGGAGGAGCCGCTGCACGAACTCTTCCGGTGTCAGACGCCCATTGCCCGTCCCGACGCCCTCCTCGGGCACGAAGAGGTTCTGCGGTGCCGTACACATCTGCCCGCTGTAGAGGCAGAAGCTGAAGGCTAAGTTCTCCACCACCGCCCCGAGGTCGGCAACTGAGTGCACAACGACGGAGTTCACCCCTGCCTTCTCCGTGAAGACCACCTTCCCTCCAAGCCGGCGCTCCAGCTCTGCCCCGAAGGCCGGGCTGCCGGTGTAGTCCACAATCCGCACGGCCGGGTGTTCCGCAACCTCCCACGTCAACGGCTGCTCCGGCGTGCACGAGAGCAGGACGAGCAAGTGCGGATCCAGCCCGAGCACATCCAAGCTCTGCTGGACTCGCGCCACGAACAGCGCCGCCGGCAGGATGACCGCTGGATGCGGCTTCCACAGGCAGGCATTCCCCGTGACGAGGCTTGCAAAGACGCCCGGTAGCGCATTCCAGAGCGGGAACGTAGAGCACCCAATGACCGCCCCCAGCCCTTTGGGGACCGCCCGGAAGCGCTTCCGTACCGTCACCTCCCCCTTACCCAGCGGCTTCGTCCAGACGGCTTCCGTCGCAAACGTCTCCAGTGCCAGCACGCCCGTAGCCACCGCCTCCAGCGCCCGATCGAAGGCATGCGGGCCAGAGGCCTGGAACGACATCACGAAGCCCTGCCCCGTGGTGTGCATCGTAGCGTAGGCAAGCGTGAAGAAGTCGGCCGCTGCCCGCTCCAGCGCCTCTACCAATACGGCCGCCCGCTGGCGCACCGGGAGCCGCTGCCACTGCTGCTGCGCCCGC
This window encodes:
- a CDS encoding ribonuclease H-like domain-containing protein, translating into MPEPIYIVFDIETVPLPWESFAPSQQEFILRGAQTEAEQERRKFEMALSPFTAQVICLGLQIMETIGEGEWSMRSRGAYVVDPACSDGELLPDALPDGEPVYRCTERTLLEQFWKLLDKYSGAYLVTFNGRNFDAPFLMLRSALYRIRPSRNLMEGTRYRYGGHTDLLDELCFYNPQNVGATKRFNFDFYARAFGLVSPKSHGIDGSRVAQYYHEGRLLEIAQYCLGDVAATWELFVLWYRYLRFEERNRSP
- the gcvT gene encoding glycine cleavage system aminomethyltransferase GcvT produces the protein MQEQQTVTAKRTIFYDLHRRLGAKMGLFAGFEMPIQYPKGIVHEHMAVRQWVGVFDVSHMGEFRVWGEEALAFLQFVTVNDVSRLTPGRAQYSVMCYPDGGIVDDLLVYHCGDYYMLVVNAATTQKDFTWLQQQATQFRVELEDVSERTHLLAVQGPKSAEALQPLTELPLLELPYYHHRRAELAGVPMLISRTGYTGELGYELYFEGDQATAEHVWEELFRAGAPVGIEPAGLGARDTLRLEKGYCLYGNDIDETTNPLEAGLGWITKLDKGEFIGREALLRVKQEGLKRRLVGFRTESERAIPRPGYAIVEGQEFIGRVTSGNISPVLRCGIGMGYVPATAAEPGTRLEIVGHGGRRFAAEVVKLPFV
- the paaN gene encoding phenylacetic acid degradation protein PaaN, whose translation is MGWETLVEKHAATLQAAIEAVRSRSFFAHWAEVPSGKVYGETANEDGRQRFEGLLGKPFAELLQVHDGFWGGHEVSPYGLPLKVEYPRTGLQEAVERAQRAQQQWQRLPVRQRAAVLVEALERAAADFFTLAYATMHTTGQGFVMSFQASGPHAFDRALEAVATGVLALETFATEAVWTKPLGKGEVTVRKRFRAVPKGLGAVIGCSTFPLWNALPGVFASLVTGNACLWKPHPAVILPAALFVARVQQSLDVLGLDPHLLVLLSCTPEQPLTWEVAEHPAVRIVDYTGSPAFGAELERRLGGKVVFTEKAGVNSVVVHSVADLGAVVENLAFSFCLYSGQMCTAPQNLFVPEEGVGTGNGRLTPEEFVQRLLQAVDALVQNPKAGPPTLGAIQNERTLQRVREAEALGLPILRASTPIQHPEFPEARTATPLFLEARWREHRELYGREWFGPIAFVVRVPDAATAIAEVADLVRSAGALVTSVYSTDPDFREQAVESITAAGAPVALNFTGPIWINQSAAYSDFHGAGVNPAGNASFTDLAYVAARFGIVHVREVG